One Globicephala melas chromosome 18, mGloMel1.2, whole genome shotgun sequence DNA segment encodes these proteins:
- the C18H13orf46 gene encoding uncharacterized protein C13orf46 homolog codes for MGGVVEWGRRELDDMPVMTGEVPLATDMIPLMTGVVPLMTGEVPQMTGEVPLMTGVIPLMTAVVPLTTGRLEKDTTAAHRRHQLGPGAPPSAVSPGHLKAASGMAELQRSRCVGGLHQKGDPPSCIKTLCKELEPEGHGKDLRSDTEDARCQASPEEQRQDAAGQVRGRWKEAEPEASGQEEPDGREGADKRALEAKEGEPESVQLGDLLEKEKPSVFVEVDLGDGSEEVITCAMKEEKQSQMDMGDLSEDEIETSWVCCIPYSTRKKVEESS; via the exons ATGGGGGGTGTGGTggagtggggcaggagggagctggACGACATGCCTGTGATGACAG GTGAGGTCCCCCTAGCAACAG ATATGATCCCCCTGATGACAGGTGTAGTCCCCCTGATGACAGGTGAGGTCCCTCAGATGACAG GTGAGGTCCCTCTGATGACAGGTGTGATCCCCCTGATGACAGCTGTGGTCCCCCTGACGACAG GGAGGTTGGAGAAGGACACCACGGCTGCACACAGGAGGCACCAGCTGGGCCCCGGGGCCCCTCCCTCGGCCGTGAGCCCCGGACACCTCAAGGCGGCCAGCGGGATGGCTGAGCTCCAGAGGAGCCGATGTGTGGGCGGCCTGCACCAGAAAGGGGACCCCCCGAGCTGCATCAAGACGCTGTGCAAGGAGCTAG AGCCTGAAGGTCATGGGAAGGACCTCAGAAGCGACACGGAAGATGCCCGCTG CCAGGCAAGCCCGGAGGAGCAGCGCCAGGACGCCGCTGGGCAGGTGCGGGGGCGTTGGAAGGAGGCGGAGCCCGAGGCCAGCGGCCAGGAGGAGCCGGACGGCAGGGAGGGCGCAGACAAGCGCGCCCTGGAGGCCAAG GAAGGGGAGCCAGAGTCCGTACAGCTGGGTGACCTCCTGGAAAAAGAG AAGCCATCTGTGTTTGTGGAGGTTGATCTGGGAGACGGATCAGAGGag GTGATCACATGTGCCATGAAAGAAGAGAAGCAGTCCCAGATGGACATGGGGGATTTGTCAGAGGACGA GATCGAGACCAGCTGGGTGTGCTGCATCCCATACTCCACCAGGAAGAAGGTGGAGGAGAGCTCATAG
- the RASA3 gene encoding ras GTPase-activating protein 3 isoform X4 yields MKLAGMHYLHVTLKPTIEEICQSHKSCEIDPVRLKDGESLESNTENLRQYVDRVFSVITTSGLSCPTVMCDIFFSLREAAAKRFQDDLDVRYTAVSSFIFLRFFAPAILSPNLFQLTPHHTDPQTSRTLTLVSKTIQTLGSLSKSKSASFKESYMAAFYEFFNEQKYADAVKNFLDLISSSGRRDPKSVQQPILLKEGFMIKRAQGRKRFGMKNFKKRWFRLTNHEFTYQKSKGDPPLYSIPIENILAVEPLEEESFKMKNMFQVIQPERALYIQANNCVEAKAWIDILTKVSQCNQKRLAVYHPSAYLNGHWLCCRASSDTAAGCSPCTSGLPANIQLDIDGDRETERIYSLFSSYMSKLEKMQEACGSRSVYDGPEREEYSTFVIDDPQETYKTLKQVITGVGALELEHAQHRRDKFKRTKYGSQEHPIGDKSFQSYIRQQSETPAHSM; encoded by the exons ATGAAGCTGGCGGGGATGCACTACCTGCACGTCACCCTGAAGCCCACCATAGAGGAG ATCTGCCAGAGTCACAAGTCCTGTGAGATCGACCCCGTGAGGCTGAAGGACGGTGAGAGCCTGGAGAGCAACACG GAGAACCTACGGCAGTACGTGGACCGCGTCTTCAGCGTCATCACCACGTCGGGGCTGAGCTGCCCCACCGTCAtgtgtgacatctttttctcCCTGCGAGAAGCGGCCGCCAAGCGCTTCCAAG ATGACCTGGACGTGAGGTACACGGCCGTCAGCAGCTTCATCTTCCTGAGGTTCTTTGCTCCAGCCATCCTGTCCCCCAACCTCTTCCAGCTCACACCCCACCACACG GACCCGCAGACATCGAGGACGCTGACGCTCGTCTCAAAGACCATTCAGACTCTCGGCAGCCTGTCCAAGTCCAAGTCC GCCAGCTTTAAGGAATCCTACATGGCTGCATTCTATGAATTTTTCAACGAGCAGAAGTACGCTGATGCAGTGAAAAAC TTCTTAGATTTGATCTCGTCCTCCGGGAGAAGAGACCCCAAGAGTGTGCAGCAGCCCATCCTGCTTAAGGAAGG GTTCATGATTAAGAGAGCACAAGGGCGAAAACGCTTTGGGATGAAGAATTTTAAGAAGAGATGGTTTCGCCTGACAAACCATGAATTTACCTACCAGAAAAGCAAAG GGGACCCGCCTCTCTACAGCATCCCCATCGAGAATATCCTGGCGGTGGAGCCGCTGGAAGAGGAGTCCTTCAAGATGAAGAAC ATGTTCCAGGTCATCCAGCCCGAGCGGGCACTGTACATCCAGGCCAACAACTGCGTGGAGGCCAAGGCCTGGATCGACATCCTCACCAAGGTGAGCCAGTGCAACCAGAAGCGCCTGGCCGTCTACCACCCGTCCGCCTACCTGAACGGCCACTGGCTGTGCTGCAGGGCCTCCTCGGACACGGCCGCCGGCTGCTCCCCCTGCACCAG CGGCCTCCCAGCAAACATCCAGCTGGACATCGACGGGGACCGAGAGACTGAGCGCATCTACTCTCTCTTCAGCTCGTACATGAGCAAACTCGAGAAGATGCAAG AAGCCTGCGGGAGCAGGTCTGTGTACGATGGTCCAGAGCGCGAGGAGTACTCCACGTTCGTCATCGACGACCCCCAGGAGACCTACAAGACGCTGAAGCAGGTCATCACCGGGGTCGGGGCCCTGGAGCTGGAGCACGCCCAGCACAGAAGGGACAAGTTCAAGAGGACCAAGTACGGGAGCCA GGAGCACCCCATCGGAGACAAGAGCTTCCAAAGCTACATCAGGCAGCAGTCTGAGACCCCCGCCCATTCCATGTGA